The following are from one region of the Amylibacter sp. IMCC11727 genome:
- a CDS encoding efflux RND transporter permease subunit, with protein MTGLVDWASARARMIFAFIALSLIAGGYSYATLPKEGEPDIDVPALFVSVPFPGISAEDSEKLLVKPLESKLSELDGLKTISGIASENYALVVMEFEFGWDKTATIANVRDKVNQAEADFPEGGEQYTIDEFNFSQFPILVVSLSGQIPERTLLRVAKDLQDDIEGHSGVLEAGLAGHRDEMLEVLIDPLKLEAYNVTAGELINVVTNNNQLIAAGEVETANGAFSVKIPSAFDEPQDVYNLPVKVNGDSVITLRDLADIRLTFEDRLGTARYNGQTTVALQVVKRKGFNLINTVTDVRQLVNDAKADWPEELQDSIQVSFSMDESNQVADMVSQLEASVFTAVALVMIVILAALGVRSALLVGFAIPTSFLLAFALMALSGISISNMVMFGLILAVGMLVDGAIVVVEYADKEISKGVGPMRAYAAAAKRMFWPIISSTATTLCAFLPMLFWPGVPGEFMRMLPITLIFVLSASLLVALVYLPVVGGVAGRVSALLENIASAMRAKLHWTIRLALFAASAALLFSSVLMLLRGEVLGSAPSFLIACLALAITGGSITPLRKEKKVQAGYKRSPFGWFIHAITGNPIMPVVSIIAVLGFVMMVFSVFGENSKGTEFFVTTEPERANAYVRARGNLSLDEKDQLLRQVEASIKDVKYIESTFAFAGEGGLSQNTGGAAPPIDTIGQVQIELVNWSERPIGSGQGILDEINERIKNIPGIQAEVTEQAMGPASGKPLNLRLKGEDWDQLLAAAEIVRAKFEATKGLTQIEDTRPLPGIDWQIDVDVERAGRYGADVLSVGAMVQLVTRGLLLDTMRVDSSDEEIEIRVRLPEQDRILSTIDTLRVRTASGLIPLSNFITRTPVQKLGQIDRADSQRYFDVKSDVDATLFVNADGEFVDADEAGAKPFSGSIAIAAMTKWLEEEADLPNGVNWKWEGDQEDEEESAAFLGKAFMGALGLMFVILLAQFNSIYNSVLVLLAVVLSTTGVLIGMLVMDQTFSIIMTGTGIVALAGIVVNNNIVLIDTYQEYAKYMPRLQAIVRTAEDRIRPVLLTTITTMAGLAPMMIGLSIDFANGGYSIDAPTALWWKQLATAVVFGLGIATVLTLVFTPSMLAFRVWVAEGAYLGGTTVGSLIAGAQSKVAKNRVQRKATKKAQAAELTWEDIADNGPEPLVEAPDPAPVTPLKAAE; from the coding sequence ATGACTGGCCTTGTAGATTGGGCCTCTGCCCGCGCGCGAATGATCTTCGCTTTTATCGCATTGTCCCTGATTGCAGGGGGCTATTCCTATGCGACACTGCCAAAAGAAGGCGAACCCGACATTGACGTCCCCGCTCTCTTTGTTTCGGTCCCATTTCCGGGCATCTCTGCGGAAGACAGCGAAAAACTCCTCGTCAAACCGCTGGAATCCAAACTCTCAGAATTGGATGGCCTAAAGACAATTTCAGGCATCGCCTCTGAAAACTATGCCCTTGTGGTGATGGAGTTTGAATTTGGCTGGGACAAAACCGCCACCATCGCCAACGTGCGCGATAAGGTAAATCAAGCCGAAGCAGACTTCCCCGAAGGCGGCGAACAATACACAATCGACGAATTCAACTTCTCTCAGTTCCCGATCCTTGTCGTGTCCCTTTCCGGCCAAATCCCTGAACGCACGTTGCTGCGTGTAGCCAAAGACCTGCAAGACGACATCGAAGGCCACTCAGGCGTGCTCGAAGCAGGCCTCGCTGGGCACCGCGATGAAATGCTCGAAGTTCTGATCGACCCCCTCAAACTCGAAGCTTACAACGTCACCGCTGGTGAATTGATCAACGTTGTCACCAACAACAACCAATTGATCGCCGCAGGCGAAGTGGAAACCGCCAACGGCGCATTCTCCGTCAAAATCCCATCAGCCTTTGATGAGCCCCAAGACGTCTATAACCTGCCCGTAAAGGTTAACGGCGACAGCGTCATCACCCTGCGTGATCTCGCAGACATCCGCCTCACCTTCGAAGATCGCCTCGGCACCGCCCGCTACAACGGGCAAACCACGGTGGCGCTGCAAGTTGTCAAACGCAAAGGTTTCAACCTCATCAACACCGTAACGGACGTGCGCCAACTGGTGAACGACGCCAAAGCGGATTGGCCAGAAGAGCTGCAAGATTCAATCCAAGTCAGCTTTTCCATGGATGAATCAAACCAAGTGGCCGATATGGTCAGCCAACTCGAAGCCTCGGTTTTCACCGCCGTTGCCCTCGTGATGATCGTCATCTTAGCAGCCCTTGGCGTGCGTTCGGCCCTGCTCGTTGGCTTTGCCATTCCGACATCCTTCCTGCTTGCGTTTGCGCTGATGGCGCTGTCTGGCATTTCCATTTCGAACATGGTGATGTTTGGTCTCATCCTCGCAGTGGGGATGCTGGTGGACGGTGCCATTGTTGTCGTTGAATACGCTGACAAGGAAATATCCAAAGGTGTCGGCCCCATGCGCGCCTATGCCGCCGCGGCCAAACGCATGTTCTGGCCGATCATCTCCTCCACCGCCACAACGCTCTGCGCCTTCTTGCCCATGCTGTTCTGGCCGGGTGTGCCGGGTGAATTCATGCGCATGCTCCCGATCACCTTGATCTTTGTCCTCTCTGCGTCTCTCCTCGTGGCTCTCGTCTACCTGCCCGTCGTTGGTGGCGTTGCAGGGCGTGTCTCGGCGCTGCTTGAAAACATCGCATCCGCGATGCGCGCAAAACTGCATTGGACGATCCGTCTTGCACTGTTTGCAGCCAGCGCGGCGCTGCTGTTCTCAAGCGTTCTCATGCTGTTGCGTGGCGAAGTCCTCGGCTCAGCACCGTCCTTCCTGATTGCATGTTTAGCTTTGGCGATCACAGGAGGCTCCATCACCCCCCTTCGCAAGGAAAAGAAAGTCCAAGCAGGCTACAAACGCTCGCCATTTGGCTGGTTCATTCACGCCATTACAGGCAACCCGATCATGCCAGTTGTTTCGATCATCGCCGTTTTAGGCTTTGTCATGATGGTGTTCTCTGTATTCGGTGAAAACTCTAAAGGCACCGAATTCTTCGTCACCACCGAACCCGAACGCGCCAACGCTTATGTTCGCGCACGCGGGAACCTGTCCCTTGACGAAAAAGACCAGCTTTTGCGTCAGGTCGAGGCCAGCATCAAAGACGTGAAATACATCGAAAGCACTTTCGCATTCGCAGGCGAAGGTGGGCTGTCGCAAAACACAGGTGGCGCTGCCCCGCCCATCGACACCATCGGCCAAGTGCAAATCGAACTGGTGAACTGGTCCGAACGTCCTATCGGCTCGGGTCAAGGCATTTTGGACGAAATCAACGAACGCATCAAAAACATCCCAGGCATCCAAGCCGAAGTCACCGAACAAGCTATGGGCCCCGCCTCTGGCAAACCCCTAAACCTGCGCCTCAAAGGCGAAGACTGGGATCAATTGCTCGCCGCCGCTGAAATCGTACGCGCCAAATTCGAAGCCACCAAAGGCCTCACCCAAATCGAAGACACGCGCCCCCTGCCCGGTATCGACTGGCAAATTGACGTGGATGTGGAACGCGCAGGCCGCTACGGCGCCGATGTACTCTCCGTAGGCGCAATGGTTCAGCTCGTCACCCGTGGCCTCTTGCTGGATACTATGCGTGTGGACTCTTCGGATGAAGAAATCGAAATCCGCGTCCGCCTCCCCGAACAGGATCGCATCTTGTCCACCATCGACACGCTGCGAGTGCGTACCGCCTCTGGCCTGATCCCGCTGTCAAACTTTATCACCCGCACCCCTGTGCAAAAACTCGGCCAAATCGACCGCGCGGATTCCCAACGGTATTTCGATGTGAAATCAGACGTGGATGCCACGCTCTTCGTGAATGCCGACGGTGAATTTGTAGATGCAGACGAAGCGGGCGCAAAACCCTTCAGCGGCTCCATTGCTATCGCCGCCATGACCAAATGGCTCGAAGAAGAAGCAGACCTGCCCAACGGTGTGAACTGGAAATGGGAAGGCGACCAAGAAGACGAAGAAGAATCCGCTGCCTTTTTGGGCAAGGCCTTCATGGGCGCTTTGGGTCTGATGTTTGTTATTCTGCTCGCGCAATTCAACTCGATCTACAACTCCGTTCTGGTTTTGCTTGCCGTGGTTTTGTCCACAACAGGTGTGCTGATCGGCATGCTTGTGATGGATCAAACCTTCTCGATCATCATGACGGGTACAGGCATCGTCGCCTTGGCAGGGATCGTGGTGAACAACAACATTGTGCTTATCGACACCTATCAGGAATACGCCAAATACATGCCGCGTTTGCAGGCCATCGTGCGCACCGCCGAAGACCGCATTCGCCCTGTTCTTTTGACCACGATCACCACAATGGCGGGTCTTGCCCCCATGATGATTGGTCTCTCCATCGACTTTGCCAATGGCGGCTATTCCATTGATGCACCCACAGCGCTTTGGTGGAAACAACTGGCCACCGCCGTTGTGTTTGGCCTTGGCATTGCTACGGTCCTCACGCTTGTCTTTACGCCCTCCATGCTTGCCTTCCGCGTTTGGGTGGCCGAAGGCGCCTACCTTGGTGGCACAACCGTCGGCTCACTCATCGCTGGCGCACAAAGCAAGGTTGCGAAAAACCGCGTCCAACGCAAAGCCACCAAGAAAGCCCAAGCGGCAGAACTCACATGGGAAGACATAGCAGACAACGGCCCCGAACCTTTGGTCGAAGCTCCTGATCCTGCCCCTGTCACCCCGTTAAAAGCTGCCGAATAA
- a CDS encoding efflux RND transporter periplasmic adaptor subunit, producing MRFTPFLTAALVCAFTYMLILERETLLAFAGVEKEETVEEPVSNRIEDKPPVSVMVLKSKAKPVERGIVLRGQTAAFRLLDVKSETSGQVISTPLRAGTMVGEGELLCRLDEGTKKASLAEAKARLAEAQANNNASASLVQKGYASETTAISRVAQLEAAQAAVDRAEKEMDHLEIHAPFSGILETDTAEFGALMQPGATCARILELNPIKLVGFATEQQVKRIAVGGTAGARLIGGETVVGKLTFISRSSDPQTRTFKVEVTVPNENLKIRDGSTAEIYIALSGETGHLLPQSSLTLNDEGVIGVRVVNGETAKFMPVNIINETSDGFWVSGLGETAEVIVVGQEYVVTGRRVTVTYQQDES from the coding sequence ATGCGATTTACCCCCTTCTTAACTGCGGCTTTGGTCTGCGCTTTCACCTACATGCTGATCTTAGAACGCGAAACCCTGCTGGCTTTTGCTGGAGTCGAAAAAGAAGAAACCGTCGAAGAACCCGTTTCAAACCGCATCGAAGACAAACCTCCTGTCTCTGTTATGGTCCTGAAATCAAAAGCGAAACCTGTTGAGCGGGGCATTGTACTGCGGGGTCAAACCGCAGCTTTCCGTTTGCTGGATGTAAAATCTGAAACCAGCGGACAAGTCATTTCAACCCCATTGCGCGCAGGTACAATGGTGGGCGAAGGCGAACTGCTCTGCCGTTTGGACGAAGGCACGAAAAAGGCATCCCTCGCCGAAGCAAAGGCCCGATTGGCCGAAGCACAAGCAAACAACAACGCCTCCGCCAGCCTTGTCCAAAAGGGCTATGCGTCTGAAACCACCGCCATTTCTCGCGTCGCACAACTTGAAGCAGCCCAAGCCGCCGTCGATCGTGCCGAAAAAGAAATGGATCATCTGGAAATCCACGCCCCGTTTTCGGGCATCTTGGAAACGGATACCGCAGAATTTGGTGCTTTGATGCAGCCCGGCGCCACATGCGCCCGCATTTTGGAACTCAACCCGATCAAACTTGTGGGCTTTGCCACTGAACAACAGGTCAAACGCATAGCCGTTGGCGGCACAGCAGGTGCGCGCTTGATTGGCGGCGAAACCGTTGTGGGCAAACTGACGTTCATTTCTCGCAGCTCCGATCCCCAAACCCGCACCTTCAAGGTCGAGGTAACGGTTCCAAACGAGAACTTAAAAATCCGCGACGGTTCCACCGCTGAAATCTACATTGCTCTTTCTGGTGAAACGGGTCACTTGCTGCCGCAATCCTCGCTTACGCTTAACGATGAAGGCGTCATTGGCGTGCGTGTCGTAAACGGCGAAACCGCCAAATTCATGCCTGTGAACATCATCAACGAAACCTCAGATGGGTTTTGGGTCTCTGGCCTTGGCGAAACCGCAGAAGTGATCGTCGTGGGCCAAGAATATGTCGTCACAGGACGGCGCGTCACCGTTACCTACCAACAGGACGAGTCATGA
- a CDS encoding sulfatase: MSTTPKNVLFLSIEDLNDWIEPLGGHPDTLTPNLTRLANRGLLCENAYAEAPACSPSRTATLFGKHPWTSGVYANNHKSHFAFDHGAKQSLVGRFKDAGFETYGAGKVFHVAPNHFDAADWTDYNRRDIEQFDAISRTREVGKAGGNTDFGAIEDDDLQYDDFNTKWIIDQIKAGDTGKFWALGIYRPHLPFIAPKRCFDRLPDVVADPPGLGLNRFDPDNETLHHPLPKAGQGMANNSRVLRNQLNRHGEYKDFLRAYLACINYADELLGKVLDHMDACDLWDDTLVVLWSDHGWQLGEKLAFRKFTLWERSLRVPLMFAGADIAPSRSAEPVTLTDIAPTLFSKMGLDCPDDFDGQDLTPLFDDPTIQLRGHATAVWGKGFRSDGPQLAMSSRSRTHRYILYWDGTEELYDHRTDPFEHTNLLAEQSDDLSEDLETLRETMQLLLPEDFADPVQARPI, from the coding sequence GTGTCCACCACACCTAAAAACGTGCTTTTCCTCTCGATCGAGGACTTGAACGACTGGATTGAACCGCTTGGCGGCCATCCTGACACGCTGACACCAAACCTCACCCGCCTCGCCAATCGCGGTCTGTTGTGTGAAAACGCCTATGCGGAGGCCCCCGCCTGCTCCCCGTCAAGAACAGCTACGCTTTTTGGAAAACATCCTTGGACATCAGGTGTTTATGCCAACAACCACAAATCCCACTTCGCCTTTGATCACGGCGCAAAACAATCCCTCGTCGGCCGTTTCAAGGATGCGGGCTTTGAAACCTACGGCGCGGGCAAAGTCTTCCACGTGGCCCCAAATCACTTCGACGCGGCCGACTGGACGGATTACAACCGCCGCGACATCGAACAATTTGATGCCATTTCACGCACCCGCGAAGTGGGCAAAGCAGGCGGCAACACCGATTTCGGCGCGATAGAAGACGACGATTTACAATACGATGATTTCAACACCAAATGGATCATCGACCAGATCAAAGCCGGGGACACGGGTAAATTTTGGGCCCTTGGCATCTATCGCCCACACCTGCCCTTTATCGCCCCAAAACGCTGTTTCGATCGTCTGCCCGATGTGGTGGCCGATCCCCCAGGTCTTGGTCTCAACCGTTTTGATCCCGACAATGAAACCCTGCACCACCCCCTGCCAAAAGCAGGGCAAGGCATGGCCAACAACAGCCGCGTGTTGCGCAATCAACTGAACCGCCATGGCGAGTACAAAGACTTCCTGCGCGCCTACCTCGCCTGCATCAATTATGCCGATGAACTGCTTGGCAAAGTCCTCGATCACATGGATGCGTGTGATTTGTGGGATGACACGCTGGTGGTGCTATGGTCCGATCACGGCTGGCAATTGGGCGAAAAACTCGCTTTTCGCAAATTCACACTCTGGGAACGCTCCTTGCGTGTGCCCTTGATGTTCGCAGGGGCCGATATTGCCCCTTCGCGCAGTGCCGAACCTGTCACCCTCACCGATATTGCCCCCACATTGTTCAGCAAAATGGGGCTCGACTGCCCCGATGACTTTGACGGCCAAGACCTCACACCGCTGTTTGACGATCCCACGATCCAATTGCGCGGTCACGCCACCGCGGTCTGGGGTAAAGGATTCCGATCAGACGGCCCACAACTGGCCATGTCGTCCCGCTCGCGCACTCACCGCTATATTCTCTATTGGGATGGAACGGAGGAGTTGTACGACCACCGCACCGACCCCTTTGAACACACAAACCTCTTGGCTGAACAGTCCGATGATCTTTCAGAAGATCTCGAAACTTTGCGAGAAACCATGCAACTGCTTTTGCCCGAAGACTTTGCAGACCCCGTGCAAGCCCGCCCGATTTAG
- a CDS encoding SDR family oxidoreductase yields the protein MTQPITLITGASRGLGAATAEALSAQGHHIITLARTTGALEELDDRIQAAGGTSTLVPLDIKDTDAIARLAMSINDRWGGLDLWVHCVVHAPPMSPANMAAQKDWDDSFNVNVRMAQQLINNFDPLLEPRKGTAVHCIDHRAGDKFFAVYGASKAAQRALFNSWAKEVEPKGRKVIGFSPNPMPTATRARFFPGEDRSTLTPCADEAQRLIEQLQG from the coding sequence ATGACACAACCCATCACCCTCATCACTGGCGCATCGCGCGGCCTTGGCGCTGCCACCGCCGAAGCGCTCTCCGCCCAAGGTCACCACATCATCACGCTCGCCCGCACCACTGGGGCGCTCGAAGAACTCGACGACCGCATCCAAGCGGCTGGCGGCACATCAACCCTCGTGCCTCTCGATATCAAAGACACCGACGCCATTGCACGGCTGGCCATGTCCATCAATGATCGTTGGGGCGGTCTTGATCTGTGGGTCCACTGCGTTGTTCACGCGCCGCCTATGTCCCCAGCCAATATGGCCGCACAAAAAGACTGGGACGACAGCTTCAACGTCAATGTGCGCATGGCCCAACAGCTGATCAACAACTTTGATCCGCTGCTGGAACCGCGCAAAGGCACGGCTGTCCACTGCATAGACCACCGCGCAGGCGACAAATTCTTTGCCGTTTACGGCGCATCCAAGGCCGCACAACGCGCGCTGTTCAATTCATGGGCCAAAGAGGTGGAGCCAAAGGGCCGCAAAGTTATCGGATTTTCACCTAACCCTATGCCCACCGCCACCCGCGCCCGCTTTTTCCCAGGTGAAGACCGTTCAACCCTCACCCCTTGCGCCGATGAAGCACAGCGCCTTATCGAACAACTGCAAGGCTGA
- a CDS encoding HAD-IA family hydrolase, which produces MTMPPKLVIFDCDGVLVDSEAIANAVLHDILARHGAPLTLAQSEAEFTGKNRYAITAYMDSHGLSLPANWSDEFYDRSIAELSKHCQPIPHIQSALDALVAANIPFCVASNGIHPKMNATLTKTGLLPYFAGKMYSGYDVPNGKPAPDLFLHAAAQNQTDPADCLVIEDSASGCAAAAAANMPCLVYTPKPADPPHGAIPFASMADLPKLLHL; this is translated from the coding sequence ATGACGATGCCACCAAAACTCGTCATATTTGATTGCGATGGGGTTTTGGTGGACAGCGAAGCCATCGCCAACGCGGTTTTACACGATATCCTCGCACGCCACGGCGCCCCCCTGACCCTCGCCCAGTCAGAGGCAGAGTTCACGGGTAAAAACCGCTACGCCATCACCGCTTATATGGACTCCCACGGTCTTTCTCTGCCCGCAAATTGGTCTGATGAATTTTATGACCGCTCCATCGCAGAGCTGTCCAAACACTGCCAACCGATCCCCCACATCCAATCCGCTTTGGATGCGCTTGTGGCGGCTAACATCCCGTTTTGTGTCGCGTCGAACGGAATCCACCCGAAAATGAACGCCACACTCACCAAAACGGGTCTTCTGCCTTATTTTGCGGGTAAAATGTACTCTGGTTATGACGTGCCAAACGGCAAACCCGCCCCCGATCTGTTCCTTCATGCTGCCGCGCAAAACCAAACCGATCCCGCCGATTGCCTGGTGATCGAAGACAGCGCATCGGGCTGCGCCGCCGCAGCCGCCGCCAATATGCCCTGCCTTGTCTACACGCCCAAACCTGCCGATCCCCCGCACGGCGCGATCCCTTTTGCATCCATGGCCGACCTCCCCAAACTCCTTCACCTGTAA
- the der gene encoding ribosome biogenesis GTPase Der encodes MSFTLAIVGRPNVGKSTLFNRLVGRKLALVDDQPGVTRDLREGDARLGPLRFTVIDTAGLEEATDESLQGRMRMLTERAVEMADICLFMMDARAGVLPADQVFAEILRKKNARVILAANKAEGNAGEVGYYDAFSLGLGEPVQLSAEHGEGMDDLLRMLQPVAEEFADRQIEPEIEVEIDDEDFDNEDVEITYSTSRPLQIAVVGRPNAGKSTLINKILGQDKLLTGPEAGITRDAISTNANWDGIPFRIWDTAGMRKRAKVQEKLEKLSVSDGLRAVKFSEVVVVLLDVDIPFEQQDLRIADLAEREGRAVVIAVNKWDLEDEKQSKLKDLREQFARLLPQLRGAPMVTVSAKTGKGLDRLHGAILAAHRVWNRRVSTARLNRWLEGMLEAHPPPAPGGKRIRMRYMTQVKTRPPSFVVMCSHPDLVPESYNRYLINGLRADLDLPGTPIRIYLRSQSDKNPYANKKEKKVTKLNKHTEGRYRKEAGRGVKPKSK; translated from the coding sequence ATGTCGTTTACGCTGGCCATTGTTGGGCGTCCCAATGTGGGAAAATCCACGCTGTTCAACCGTTTGGTGGGCCGCAAGCTTGCGCTTGTGGATGACCAACCAGGTGTGACGCGCGATTTGCGTGAAGGGGATGCACGGCTTGGGCCGTTGCGGTTTACCGTGATTGACACGGCTGGGCTGGAAGAAGCCACCGATGAGAGCCTGCAAGGGCGTATGCGGATGCTAACAGAACGGGCCGTGGAAATGGCCGATATCTGTTTGTTTATGATGGACGCGCGGGCAGGAGTGTTGCCTGCGGATCAAGTGTTTGCAGAAATCCTGCGCAAGAAAAACGCGCGGGTGATTTTGGCAGCGAATAAGGCGGAAGGTAACGCAGGCGAAGTTGGTTATTACGATGCGTTTTCGTTGGGTCTGGGCGAGCCTGTGCAGCTGTCTGCAGAACACGGTGAAGGCATGGATGACCTGCTGCGCATGTTGCAGCCTGTGGCCGAAGAATTTGCGGATCGACAGATTGAGCCCGAAATCGAAGTGGAGATTGATGACGAGGATTTTGACAACGAAGATGTTGAAATCACATATTCCACGTCGCGCCCGTTGCAAATTGCAGTTGTAGGCCGCCCAAATGCGGGTAAGTCCACGTTAATCAACAAGATTTTGGGGCAGGATAAGCTGCTGACAGGGCCAGAGGCTGGCATCACGCGGGATGCCATTTCCACCAATGCAAACTGGGATGGTATTCCGTTTCGCATCTGGGACACTGCGGGGATGCGCAAACGCGCAAAGGTTCAGGAAAAGCTGGAAAAGCTGTCTGTGTCTGATGGTTTGCGTGCCGTTAAATTTTCCGAGGTTGTGGTGGTTCTGCTGGATGTGGATATCCCGTTTGAACAGCAAGATTTGCGCATTGCGGATTTGGCCGAGCGCGAAGGCCGTGCGGTTGTGATCGCGGTGAACAAATGGGACCTTGAGGACGAAAAACAAAGCAAGTTGAAAGACTTGCGCGAACAGTTCGCGCGGTTGTTGCCCCAATTGCGGGGTGCTCCTATGGTGACGGTTTCGGCCAAGACGGGCAAAGGATTGGATCGCTTGCATGGGGCCATTTTGGCGGCGCACCGTGTTTGGAACCGCCGTGTATCCACCGCGCGTTTGAACCGTTGGCTGGAAGGCATGCTGGAGGCGCATCCGCCCCCCGCACCTGGTGGCAAACGCATTCGCATGCGGTACATGACGCAAGTGAAGACGCGGCCGCCAAGTTTTGTTGTGATGTGTTCGCATCCTGATTTGGTGCCTGAAAGCTATAACCGATACCTTATCAATGGGTTACGTGCTGATCTTGATCTGCCTGGCACGCCCATTCGCATCTATCTTCGGTCGCAATCGGATAAAAATCCGTATGCGAATAAGAAGGAGAAGAAGGTGACGAAACTGAACAAACACACCGAAGGGCGCTATCGGAAAGAAGCGGGTCGTGGTGTGAAGCCCAAGAGCAAGTAA
- a CDS encoding PQQ-binding-like beta-propeller repeat protein has protein sequence MTGQTIKFGQAVMMSLLAGAVLFGCAQREAPLEGERLDLRAPNLQVGEEAPEVEEEEVRIDKLSLASPATNSEWTHRNGSAQHLIRHPALGRSLTRVWSANIGSGNSKKHFVTASPIVAGGRVFTMDANSGVRAFTTAGAPVWAVDLTPPNEKSNEASGGGLAFGGGVLAVTTGHGEVIAMDPASGAVRWRHQMTGAISADPVIVGNTIVAVARNNVALGLDIKNGRIRWQQVSPGNTAGVAGAGAPAAKGKLAVIPFSSGELVGTVASNGLRAWSGSVSGGNKGLARNLVADISGDPVIDGRTVYVANQTGRLAAMDRRSGERIWTAKDGSYTPVWPAGGAVFMITDRFAVKRLNASDGTEVWSQELPDFKSERDRRKRATYAYFGPVVAGGQVWVGGSDGLLRSYNPVDGTLTGTFDIPGGAASQPAIAGNRLYILSGNGQIHAFQ, from the coding sequence ATGACAGGACAGACGATAAAATTCGGGCAGGCGGTGATGATGTCGCTGTTGGCGGGTGCAGTTTTGTTTGGCTGTGCGCAGCGTGAAGCCCCGTTGGAAGGCGAGCGGCTCGATCTGCGTGCGCCAAACTTGCAAGTTGGGGAAGAAGCACCTGAGGTCGAAGAAGAAGAGGTGCGCATTGACAAGCTGTCTTTGGCATCCCCGGCGACGAATTCAGAATGGACCCATCGCAATGGGTCCGCGCAGCATTTGATCCGGCATCCTGCCCTTGGACGCAGCCTGACACGGGTTTGGAGCGCGAACATCGGTTCTGGTAACTCCAAAAAGCACTTTGTGACCGCAAGCCCGATTGTTGCGGGTGGCCGTGTTTTCACAATGGATGCCAATTCTGGTGTGCGGGCGTTCACCACAGCGGGCGCGCCTGTTTGGGCGGTTGATCTGACCCCGCCTAATGAGAAATCAAACGAGGCGTCAGGGGGCGGTTTGGCCTTTGGTGGTGGCGTTTTGGCTGTGACCACGGGCCACGGCGAAGTGATCGCCATGGACCCTGCATCAGGTGCGGTGCGCTGGCGTCATCAAATGACAGGCGCGATTTCTGCGGATCCTGTGATTGTTGGAAACACAATTGTTGCTGTGGCCCGTAACAATGTGGCGCTGGGGTTAGACATTAAGAATGGCCGAATTCGCTGGCAACAAGTCAGCCCGGGCAACACCGCAGGTGTGGCAGGGGCAGGGGCACCAGCGGCCAAAGGGAAATTGGCTGTGATCCCGTTCTCTTCTGGGGAATTGGTTGGCACTGTGGCGTCAAACGGGTTGCGCGCGTGGAGCGGGTCTGTTTCTGGCGGCAACAAAGGTTTGGCGCGCAACTTGGTTGCTGATATTTCTGGCGATCCTGTGATTGATGGGCGCACGGTTTATGTTGCGAACCAGACAGGGCGGCTCGCGGCGATGGATCGTCGGTCTGGGGAGCGGATTTGGACCGCGAAAGACGGGTCGTATACTCCTGTGTGGCCAGCGGGCGGCGCGGTGTTCATGATCACGGATCGTTTTGCGGTAAAACGGTTGAATGCGTCTGACGGGACCGAAGTGTGGTCCCAAGAATTGCCTGACTTTAAATCAGAAAGGGACCGCCGCAAACGCGCAACCTATGCGTATTTCGGGCCCGTTGTGGCAGGTGGCCAAGTGTGGGTTGGCGGCAGCGATGGTTTGTTGCGCAGCTATAACCCTGTGGATGGCACGCTGACGGGTACGTTTGATATTCCAGGTGGTGCGGCATCCCAGCCTGCCATTGCTGGCAATCGGCTGTATATCCTGTCTGGCAACGGTCAAATTCACGCCTTCCAATAA
- a CDS encoding tetratricopeptide repeat protein: MSDTDSFIEEVTEEVRREQLFKYVRRYGWIAIVLVLGVVALTAYYEYQKATTTRMAQELGDRLVSAIDEEDPAARAKALAVIAPEAGDARIIVDLRRASDLVDAGDTAAAIEVFESVANSGANAAYADMALLKAIILKGKDQDATERDATLAQLAAPGALYRPLAMEQQGLFALSDGNQDKAVEIFTELYQDSEITDALQNRATQMLVALGADVPTVTSLLPE, encoded by the coding sequence GTGAGCGATACCGATTCCTTTATTGAAGAAGTGACCGAAGAAGTTCGGCGGGAACAGCTGTTTAAATACGTCCGCCGCTATGGGTGGATCGCGATTGTTTTGGTTTTGGGTGTTGTGGCCCTGACGGCGTATTACGAATACCAAAAGGCAACAACAACGCGGATGGCGCAAGAATTGGGTGATCGGTTGGTGTCTGCCATTGATGAAGAAGATCCAGCGGCGCGGGCTAAAGCATTGGCCGTTATTGCCCCTGAAGCGGGTGATGCGCGGATTATCGTTGATTTGCGCCGTGCCAGCGATTTGGTTGATGCAGGTGACACAGCGGCCGCGATTGAAGTGTTTGAATCCGTTGCGAACAGCGGTGCGAATGCGGCCTATGCAGATATGGCGCTGTTAAAAGCGATCATCCTGAAAGGCAAAGACCAAGACGCCACAGAACGGGATGCGACATTGGCACAGTTGGCCGCGCCCGGTGCGTTGTATCGTCCATTGGCAATGGAACAGCAGGGGTTGTTTGCCCTTTCCGATGGAAATCAGGACAAAGCGGTCGAGATTTTCACTGAATTATACCAAGACAGCGAGATCACAGATGCGTTGCAAAATCGGGCCACACAGATGCTTGTTGCCTTGGGTGCTGATGTACCCACGGTGACGTCACTGTTGCCTGAATAA